One genomic segment of Gossypium arboreum isolate Shixiya-1 chromosome 3, ASM2569848v2, whole genome shotgun sequence includes these proteins:
- the LOC108476209 gene encoding uncharacterized protein LOC108476209, translating into MAAFLSLGRLRVAVRSRKGFKPRSRAKHGKKHGTKELRGRVERLKTEMEKRSEEQKDIRERQRQVKDKFTAIEAECEELKRETRFIVQQTARTQIKLGLMFRILKARETGHLDEAALLTQMLREIVRFEEEEEKEG; encoded by the exons ATGGCAGCTTTCTTGTCGCTTGGTCGTCTTCGGGTTGCAGTACGAAGTAGGAAAGGTTTCAAACCCAGATCCAGGGCTAAACAT GGAAAGAAGCATGGAACCAAGGAGTTGCGGGGAAGAGTGGAGAGGTTGAAGACAGAGATGGAGAAAAGAAGCGAGGAACAGAAGGATATCAGGGAAAGACAGAGACAAGTGAAAGACAAATTTACAGCAATTGAAGCCGAATGCGAGGAATTAAAGAGAGAAACTAGATTCATTGTTCAGCAAACTGCCAGAACCCAGATCAAACTGGGGCTTATGTTCCGCATATTGAAAGCAAGGGAAACTGGTCACTTGGATGAAGCCGCCCTTCTCACTCAGATGCTCCG AGAAATTGTAAGATttgaggaggaggaggagaaagaaGGGTGA
- the LOC108476208 gene encoding uncharacterized protein LOC108476208, which yields MDLAPEELQFLSLTDILRESVAIPKRSPKTFYLITLALIFPLSFAILAHSLFTHPILNQLASDPLADPSQTRHEWTLLLTFQFCYLIFLFAFSLLSTAAVVFTVASLYTSKPVSFTSTISAIPKVFKRLFITFTWVSLLMFVYNALLIGFLVLFVIAVDSRNAFLSFFSFMVILVLFLGVHVYITALWHLASVVSVLEPIYGLAAMKKSYELLKGRARMAFILVFGYLAICGVIGGIFGSVVVHGGDRYGVLWRIVVGGFLVGVLVIVNLVGLLVQSVFYYVCKSYHHQGIDKTALHDHLGGYLGEYVPLKSSVQMENLDA from the coding sequence ATGGATCTAGCGCCGGAGGAGCTTCAGTTCTTGTCGTTGACAGATATCCTGAGGGAATCCGTTGCAATCCCTAAAAGATCCCCCAAAACCTTCTATCTTATAACCTTAGCTCTCATTTTCCCTCTCTCTTTTGCCATTTTAGCTCACTCGCTTTTCACCCATCCTATCTTAAATCAACTCGCTTCCGATCCGCTGGCAGACCCGTCCCAGACCCGCCACGAGTGGACTCTCCTCTTAACGTTCCAGTTCTGTTACCTAATTTTCCTCTTTGCCTTCTCTCTTTTATCAACGGCTGCAGTTGTATTTACGGTTGCATCTCTCTACACGTCGAAGCCAGTCTCTTTCACTTCAACGATCTCAGCCATACCCAAGGTTTTTAAGCGCCTTTTTATAACCTTCACATGGGTTTCTCTCTTGATGTTTGTTTACAATGCCTTGTTGATCGGTTTCCTGGTCTTGTTTGTCATTGCCGTTGATTCCCGGAATGCCTTTTTGTCCTTCTTCTCATTTATGGTGATCTTAGTGCTGTTTTTGGGCGTTCATGTTTACATCACAGCGCTTTGGCATTTGGCCAGTGTGGTGTCGGTGCTTGAGCCGATTTACGGCCTTGCAGCTATGAAGAAGAGCTACGAGTTGTTGAAAGGGAGGGCGAGGATGGCTTTCATTTTGGTTTTTGGATATTTGGCAATTTGCGGGGTGATTGGGGGTATTTTCGGAAGTGTGGTGGTACATGGAGGAGACCGATATGGGGTTCTTTGGAGGATTGTGGTGGGGGGATTCTTGGTTGGAGTGTTGGTGATAGTGAATCTGGTGGGGTTGTTGGTGCAGAGTGTGTTCTACTATGTTTGTAAGAGTTATCATCATCAGGGAATCGACAAAACAGCTCTTCATGATCATCTTGGTGGGTATCTTGGGGAATATGTGCCTCTCAAGAGCAGCGTTCAAATGGAGAACTTGGATGCTTGA
- the LOC108476120 gene encoding probable arabinosyltransferase ARAD1, with amino-acid sequence MKTRKPTTSAARGSSSSSPPSQTLPLFSNMPRKSSLFKHTLIATVFFILAIYAFFSTFFHTPLPPSDSASDSSSSLLDLGGVSSQENSIPFPEKVKVFMYDLPHKFTYGIIQQHSLARGGSPVPDITTLNYPGHQHMHEWFLFSDLARPQSDRLGSPVAKVTDPEEADLFYVPAFSSLSLIVNAGRPPGSASAYSDEEMQEQLAEWLTGQEYWKRNNGWDHVIIAGDPNALYRVVDRIKSAVLLVSDFGRLRPDQGSLVKDVVIPYSHRISTYTGDFGVKDRTTLLFFMGNRYRKEGGKIRDLLFQILENEEDVVIKHGTQSRENRRAASRGMHTSKFCLNPAGDTPSACRLFDSIVSLCVPVIVSDSIELPFEDIIDYKKFSVFVETTTALKPGYLVSLLRKVPEQKIIEYQKAMKEVKRYYDYTHPNGTVNEIWRQVSQKLPLIKLMINRDKRLVKRELSEPNCSCLCSNQTGITNSLG; translated from the exons ATGAAAACTAGAAAGCCAACAACATCAGCAGCAAGGGGATCCTCTTCTTCTTCACCTCCTTCCCAAACTCTTCCTTTATTTTCCAATATGCCCCGAAAATCTTCTCTTTTCAAACACACCCTTATTGCTACTGTCTTCTTCATCCTCGCCATCTATGCCTTCTTCTCCACTTTCTTCCACACTCCTCTTCCCCCCTCCGATTCCGCCTCCGATTCTTCTTCTTCACTGCTCGACCTCGGTGGTGTTTCTTCCCAGGAAAATTCCATTCCTTTTCCCGAAAAAGTCAAGGTTTTTATGTACGATCTCCCCCACAAGTTCACCTACGGCATCATCCAGCAGCACTCCCTCGCACGTGGTGGATCTCCCGTCCCTGACATCACCACCCTTAACTACCCGGGTCACCAGCACATGCACGAGTGGTTCCTCTTCTCCGACCTAGCCCGGCCCCAATCCGACCGCCTTGGGTCCCCCGTCGCTAAAGTTACTGACCCGGAGGAAGCCGACCTTTTCTACGTTCCCGCCTTTTCTTCCTTGAGCTTGATTGTTAACGCGGGTCGTCCTCCTGGTTCCGCCTCGGCTTACAGCGATGAGGAAATGCAAGAACAGCTGGCGGAGTGGCTTACGGGGCAGGAGTATTGGAAGAGGAATAACGGGTGGGATCACGTCATTATTGCTGGGGATCCCAATGCGCTTTATCGGGTCGTGGATCGTATCAAGAGTGCTGTTTTGCTAGTTTCCGATTTTGGGCGGCTGAGGCCAGATCAAGGGTCATTAGTGAAGGATGTCGTAATCCCTTATTCGCATCGGATCAGTACTTACACAGGAGATTTTGGGGTGAAGGATAGGACGACCTTGCTCTTTTTCATGGGAAATCGGTATAGAAAAGAG GGAGGCAAAATCCGTGATTTGCTTTTCCAAATACTTGAAAATGAAGAGGATGTTGTGATAAAACACGGAACACAATCCAGGGAGAATCGAAGAGCTGCTTCACGGGGGATGCACACATCAAAGTTCTGTTTGAATCCTGCTGGGGATACTCCATCAGCTTGCAGGCTCTTTGATTCTATAGTTAGCTTGTGTGTCCCTGTGATAGTCAGTGATAGTATTGAGTTGCCTTTTGAAGATATCATAGACTACAAAAAGTTTTCAGTATTTGTGGAAACTACAACTGCACTAAAACCAGGATATCTTGTTTCATTGCTGAGAAAAGTACCTGAACAGAAAATAATTGAATATCAGAAAGCAATGAAGGAG GTGAAGAGGTACTATGATTATACTCATCCAAATGGAACTGTTAATGAAATATGGCGGCAAGTATCGCAAAAGCTACCTCTGATCAAACTTATGATTAATAGAGACAAGCGGCTTGTTAAGAGGGAGTTGAGTGAACCCAATTGCTCATGTCTTTGTTCTAACCAGACAGGAATCACCAACTCCTTAGGATAA
- the LOC108476121 gene encoding ribosomal protein S19, mitochondrial produces MGGKLFVLRQAFNFRSVSSLKNNVTLIPQANPPVRSTPTSIFSQISRTLCSSSSVSSDTRQPSLARLPFVDAFLAKAKNNKSLLSNRKIYSRRSTILPEFVDQTVRIYNGKNFVRCKITEGKVGHKFGEFALTRKRKHLRSKAEPAKKKGKK; encoded by the exons ATGGGAGGGAAATTATTTGTTCTTCGGCAGGCCTTCAATTTCCGATCGGTTTCATCTCTGAAAAACAACGTCACTTTGATTCCACAAGCCAATCCTCCAGTTCGCAGCACGCCGACCTCAATCTTCTCTCAGATTTCAAGAACCTTGTGTTCCTCATCCTCAG TTTCATCGGATACGAGACAACCATCTCTAGCCAGGCTTCCGTTTGTGGATGCATTCTTGGCAAAGGCGAAGAACAATAAAAGTCTTTTATCAAACAGGAAGATTTATTCGCGTAGATCTACCATTTTGCCCGAATTCGTTGATCAAACTGTACGGATTTACAATGGGAAAAATTTTGTTCGCTGCAAGATCACTGAAGGCAAGGTTGGTCATAAGTTTGGCGAGTTTGCCTTAACTCGTAAAAGAAAACATTTGAGGAGCAAGGCTGAGCCTGCAAAAAAGAAGGGCAAAAAATAA
- the LOC108474586 gene encoding protein kinase PINOID-like: protein MFEYKRKSESELSSETRNSSSQSSMSSESCSSFSRLSFELLPTSRTNPENLSLKPHRSSDFAYSAIRSVTFARKTGLTFRDFRLLRHIGSGDIGTVYLCRLADVDEKCCYAMKVVDKEVLVMKNKVHRAEMEKKILKMLDHPFLPTLYAEFEASNFSCIVMEYCSGGDLHSLRHKQPQKRFSLNSARFYAAEVLVALEYLHMLGIIYRDLKPENVLVRSDGHIMLSDFDLSLCSDAIPAVESPSSSPDPMPPQNQSCNRPQPTRLARLFRRLLRSKKIETLTQSKPFFVAEPVAARSRSFVGTHEYVSPEVASGGSHGNAVDWWSFGIFIYEMIYGRTPFAAPSNELTLRNIVKKPLAFPTHSSSSLLEHHARDLISGLLNKDPNARLGSKRGAADVKTHPFFKVLNFALIRSVTPPEVPGLRRQSTASYYQPKSEEQSTAFDFF, encoded by the exons ATGTTCGAGTACAAACGCAAGTCAGAAAGTGAGTTGAGTTCAGAAACAAGGAATTCATCGAGTCAAAGTTCAATGAGTAGTGAAAGCTGTAGCAGTTTTAGTCGTCTCTCTTTTGAGCTTCTTCCAACATCTAGGACCAACCCAGAAAACCTTTCTCTCAAACCTCACCGATCTTCCGACTTCGCTTACTCCGCTATCCGATCCGTCACCTTCGCCCGCAAAACCGGCCTCACGTTCCGTGATTTTAGACTCTTACGCCACATAGGTTCCGGCGACATTGGAACTGTCTACCTCTGCCGGCTGGCTGACGTGGATGAAAAATGTTGTTATGCGATGAAGGTGGTGGATAAGGAAGTGTTGGTAATGAAGAACAAAGTTCACCGTGCTGAGATGGAGAAAAAGATCCTGAAGATGCTGGATCATCCATTTTTGCCTACTTTGTACGCTGAGTTTGAAGCTTCTAATTTCTCTTGCATAGTTATGGAGTACTGTTCAGGGGGTGACTTGCATTCTCTTAGACATAAACAACCTCAAAAACGCTTCTCTTTGAACTCCGCAAG ATTTTATGCAGCTGAGGTTCTGGTAGCACTAGAGTACCTTCACATGCTGGGTATTATCTACAGAGACCTAAAACCGGAAAACGTTCTAGTCAGATCAGATGGTCACATCATGCTCTCAGATTTCGACCTTTCACTTTGCTCAGACGCGATCCCAGCCGTTGAATCTCCATCATCTTCACCGGACCCAATGCCGCCACAAAACCAGTCCTGCAACCGTCCGCAACCAACCCGACTCGCCCGCCTCTTCCGAAGGTTACTCCGGTCGAAGAAGATCGAAACACTCACACAAAGTAAGCCATTCTTCGTGGCGGAGCCTGTGGCTGCCCGATCGCGTTCCTTTGTCGGGACCCACGAGTATGTCTCACCAGAGGTTGCCTCCGGTGGGTCCCACGGTAATGCCGTTGACTGGTGGTCTTTCGGGATCTTCATCTACGAGATGATCTACGGCCGTACACCTTTTGCTGCTCCATCCAACGAGCTTACGCTGCGCAACATCGTAAAAAAACCTCTAGCTTTCCCAACCCACTCGTCTTCCTCCCTTCTTGAGCACCACGCGCGTGACCTCATTTCCGGCTTGTTGAACAAGGACCCCAACGCTCGCTTGGGATCCAAACGAGGTGCTGCCGACGTCAAAACGCATCCTTTTTTTAAAGTACTGAATTTCGCGCTAATAAGGTCGGTTACGCCGCCGGAGGTTCCTGGGTTAAGGCGGCAATCAACGGCGTCGTATTACCAACCAAAGAGCGAAGAACAATCAACCGCCTTCGATTTCTTCTGA
- the LOC108474725 gene encoding F-box protein SKIP19, with translation MTTAAETRNWLELPLDVTASILSRIGAIEILNSAQNVCSLWRNICKDPLMWRSIDMHNLGDLWDMDYDLAKMCVHAVDRSCGHLLDINVEYFGTDALLLHISERSVHLKRLRIVSCYNISDEGLSTAALKLPFLEELEISYCSISKDALETIGRSCPLLKSFKFNVQGCRRFHLESDDEALAIAQTMPELRHLQLFGNKLTNDGLLAILNGCPHLEYLDLWQCFNVSLGGNLEKRCVERIKNLRRPNDSTHDYEFYTEVHDTGSSDEDYPSGISDIDFMSDDYDDYFEFSGDSDYDFGNGYDAVLFD, from the exons ATGACCACCGCAGCTGAAACCCGCAATTGGCTAGAACTGCCGTTGGATGTGACGGCTTCGATTCTCTCCCGGATAGGTGCGATTGAGATCCTTAACAGCGCCCAAAACGTGTGTTCTTTGTGGCGGAACATCTGCAAGGACCCATTAATGTGGAGATCCATTGATATGCACAACTTGGGTGATTTATGGGACATGGACTATGACCTTGCGAAGATGTGTGTCCACGCTGTCGATCGCAGCTGTGGTCACTTGCTTGATATCAATGTCGAGTATTTTGGTACTGATGCACTTCTTCTTCATATCTCTGAGAG GTCTGTTCATCTTAAGCGTCTTCGAATAGTATCATGCTATAACATTTCAGATGAAGGGTTAAGTACAGCAGCTTTAAAGCTTCCATTTCTggaagagcttgaaatttcataCTGCTCCATTTCGAAAGATGCTCTGGAAACTATTGGTCGCAGTTGCCCTCTCTTGAAATCATTCAAATTCAATGTTCAGGGATGCAGACGCTTCCACTTGGAGTCTGATGATGAGGCACTAGCTATTGCACAAACCATGCCTGAATTACGCCACCTCCAACTTTTTGGGAACAAGTTGACTAATGATGGCTTGCTGGCCATTCTCAACGGTTGTCCTCACCTTGAATATCTTGACTTATGGCAATGTTTCAATGTTAGTCTGGGAGGGAACTTGGAGAAAAGATGTGTTGAACGCATAAAAAATTTGCGACGCCCTAATGATTCAACTCATGATTATGAGTTCTATACGGAAGTTCATGATACTGGGTCATCTGATGAAGATTATCCATCTGGAATTTCAGACATAGACTTTATGTCCGATGATTATGATGATTATTTTGAGTTCTCGGGTGACTCTGATTATGATTTCGGTAATGGCTATGATGCTGTGCTTTTTGACTGA
- the LOC108476250 gene encoding eukaryotic translation initiation factor 3 subunit B-like: MAAEVMLMNEIEATAAQMGIDMNIDFSSIQLPPGENCGIISDDDDVYHDDQLEFDSGFGNVIVVDNLPVVPREKFEKLEGVIRKIYSQIGVIKEDGLWMPVDPETKKTLGYCFIEYNTPQEAELAKEKTHGYKLDRAHIFAVNMFDDFDKYMKVPDEWAPPEIKPYTPGENLQKWLADEKARDQFVIRAGTDTEVLWNDARQSKTEPVYKRTFWTESFVQWSPMGTYLATVHRQGAAVWGGANTFNRLMRYGHPQVKLIDFSPGEKFLVTYSSHEPSNPRDANRVVINIFDVRTGKVMRDFKGSADEFAVGGAGGVAGNSWPVFRWGGGKEDKYFAKLGKNMISVYETETFSLIDKKSLKVENVMDFSWSPTDPIIALFVPELGGGNQPARVSLVQMPGKEELRQKNLFSISDCKMYWQSNGDYLAVKADRYTKTKKSTYTGFELFRIKERDIPIEVLELDNKNDKIIAFAWEPKGHRFAVIHGDNPRPDVSFYSMRSTHNLGRVAKLTTLKGKQANALFWSPGGRFIVLAGLKGFNGQLEFFNVDELETMATAEHFMATDVEWDPTGRYVATSVTSVHEMENGFNIWSFNGKLLYRILKDHFFQFLWRPRPPSFLTPEKEEEIARNLKKYSKKYEAEDQDVSMLLSEQDREKRRMLKEEWEKWVSEWRRAQEEEKLERQKLRDGEASDEEEEYEAKEVEVEEVLDVSEEVLSFEE, from the exons ATGGCGGCCGAGGTGATGCTAATGAACGAGATAGAGGCGACAGCAGCACAAATGGGTATCGATATGAATATAGATTTCAGCTCCATCCAACTTCCTCCTGGTGAAAACTGTGGCATTATCAG TGACGATGATGATGTTTACCACGATGACCAATTAGAGTTTGATTCCGGGTTTGGAAACGTTATCGTTGTTGATAATCTCCCTGTTGTTCCTCGTGAAAAGTTTGAGAAACTCGAGGGAGTTATTCGAAAAATCTATAGTCAGATTGGGGTGATTAAGGAGGATGGCCTTTGGATGCCTGTTGATCCTGAGACTAAGAAAACCCTAGGTTACTGTTTTATAGAGTATAATACTCCTCAG GAAGCTGAGCTTGCTAAGGAGAAGACTCATGGGTACAAGCTGGATAGAGCACATATTTTTGCTGTTaatatgtttgatgattttgataaGTACATGAAAGTTCCGGATGAATGGGCTCCACCTGAGATTAAACCCTACACACCAGgg GAAAATCTTCAAAAATGGCTTGCTGATGAAAAGGCACGAGATCAATTTGTAATTCGTGCTGGTACTGATACTGAGGTTCTATGGAATGATGCAAGGCAGTCTAAAACTGAGCCTGTTTACAAACGCACT TTCTGGACTGAGAGTTTTGTGCAGTGGTCTCCCATGGGGACATACTTGGCAACGGTCCACAGGCAAGGAGCTGCAGTTTGGGGAGGTGCCAACACCTTTAATCGTCTAATGCGTTATGGCCATCCTCAG GTTAAACTTATTGATTTTTCCCCTGGTGAGAAATTTTTGGTGACTTACAGCAGTCATGAACCAAGCAACCCTCGTGATGCAAAT AGGGTTGTGATAAATATTTTTGACGTGAGAACTGGAAAAGTGATGAGAGATTTTAAAGGAAGCGCAGACGAATTTGCAGTTGGAGGAGCTGGTGGTGTTGCTGGTAATTCTTGGCCTGTTTTCAG GTGGGGAGGTGGAAAGGAGGACAAGTATTTTgccaaacttgggaaaaatatgATATCTGTTTATGAAACAGAGACCTTTAGTCTTATTGACAAGAAATCTTTGAAAGTTGAGAATGTTATGGACTTCAGTTGGTCACCAACTGATCCCATTATTGCACTTTTTGTTCCTGAACTTGGAGGTGGAAACCAACCTGCTAGG GTTAGTCTAGTTCAAATGCCCGGGAAAGAGGAATTGAGACAGAAAAATCTTTTCAGCATCAGCGATTGCAAGATGTACTGGCAAAGCAATGGCGATTATCTTGCGGTGAAGGCTGATCGCtatacaaaaacaaagaaaagtacGTACACCGGCTTTGAGCTCTTTCGCATCAAAGAAAGGGACATTCCAATTGAAGTTTTGGAACTTGATAATAAAAATGATAAGATAATTGCATTTGCTTGGGAGCCCAAGGGTCACAGGTTTGCTGTTATACATGGGGATAATCCAAGGCCTGATGTTAGCTTTTACTCAATGCGAAGCACTCACAATTTGGGTCGAGTTGCAAAGCTCACAACTCTGAAAGGCAAGCAAGCAAATGCTCTTTTCTGGTCACCTGGTGGTCGTTTCATAGTACTCGCTGGATTGAAGGGTTTCAATGGTCAGTTGGAATTCTTCAATGTTGATGAGCTTGAAACTATGGCTACTGCTGAACATTTTATGGCAACAGATGTTGAATGGGATCCCACTGGAAG GTATGTTGCAACTTCAGTGACTTCGGTTCATGAAATGGAAAATGGTTTCAACATATGGTCCTTTAATGGCAAGCTACTTTATCGGATACTGAAGGATCATTTCTTCCAG TTCTTGTGGCGTCCAAGGCCACCATCCTTCTTGACACCTGAGAAGGAGGAAGAGATTGCAAGGAACTTGAAGAAGTATAGCAAGAAGTACGAGGCAGAGGACCAGGATGTATCGATGTTATTGAGCGAGCAAGATCGAGAGAAGAGAAGGATGTTGAAGGAGGAATGGGAAAAGTGGGTTAGTGAATGGAGGCGGGCACAAGAGGAAGAAAAATTGGAGAGGCAAAAGTTGAGGGATGGAGAAGCtagtgatgaagaagaagaatacGAGGCCAAAGAAGTTGAAGTAGAGGAAGTGTTGGATGTGTCGGAAGAGGTCCTTTCATTTGAAGAGTGA